One Streptomyces sp. RPA4-2 genomic window carries:
- a CDS encoding DUF5949 family protein, with protein sequence MTSTSSETRPFRAADLGTLAVMAFSGEAPDGDMPYLLAYSLGDGEGGPGASTVAIEELLRNNGLPIGDTLLDGSRQPSLPLTLLVEAGQAVVTMPYLNAQCVVPPEWLAAVGERGYAYFLFATRAWPEAEPGRPVAPESLTAFAGDEETLLSAAHVLLPARSLRG encoded by the coding sequence GTGACCTCAACCTCAAGCGAAACGCGCCCTTTCCGGGCCGCCGATCTCGGCACGCTCGCCGTCATGGCCTTCAGTGGTGAAGCCCCCGACGGAGACATGCCCTATCTCCTCGCCTATTCCCTGGGCGACGGAGAGGGCGGCCCCGGTGCCTCCACGGTCGCCATCGAGGAACTGCTGCGCAACAACGGTCTGCCCATCGGCGACACGCTCCTCGACGGATCCCGGCAGCCGAGCCTGCCGTTGACCCTTCTCGTGGAGGCGGGCCAGGCCGTCGTCACCATGCCGTACCTCAACGCCCAGTGCGTCGTGCCACCCGAGTGGCTGGCGGCGGTCGGTGAACGCGGCTACGCCTACTTCCTGTTCGCCACCCGGGCCTGGCCCGAGGCGGAGCCGGGCAGGCCCGTCGCCCCCGAGAGCCTGACCGCGTTCGCGGGTGACGAGGAAACCCTGCTCAGCGCGGCGCACGTGCTCCTGCCCGCGCGCAGCCTGCGCGGCTGA
- a CDS encoding glycosyltransferase family 4 protein: MSLPSSDPPPRVLHLSQPVDGGVARVLTDLVKAQLAAGLHVTAACPQDSGLAHTLRALGCDVAHWQATRAPGPRLVREVRRLAHVVAEARPDVVHAHSAKAGLAARLVLRGRVPTVFQPHAWSFEAVDGLAAGLALKWERWGARWASRVVCVSEAERVTGVRAGVRATWSVIPNGVDTERFHPADARTVRTGIPLLDRLDPAAPLVVCVGRLCRQKGQDVLLEAWDTVRRRMPGARLVLVGDGPEAARLRAGASGDVLFAGAADDAVPWYQAADLVVLPSRWEGMALAPLEAMACGRPVVLTDVDGARESLPPGLDTRCLVPSQAPGPLARAICDLLADPPLRESLGRQGRRHVLTTHDVRRVADAVAGVYRELLTAGPGGRAVCGKHSECREPIHT; this comes from the coding sequence ATGTCATTGCCATCGAGCGACCCTCCGCCGCGGGTCCTGCACCTCAGCCAGCCGGTCGACGGCGGAGTGGCCCGTGTGCTCACCGACCTGGTGAAGGCGCAGCTCGCCGCCGGACTCCACGTCACCGCGGCCTGCCCGCAGGACAGCGGCCTCGCGCACACGCTCCGGGCGCTCGGTTGCGACGTGGCGCACTGGCAGGCGACGCGCGCGCCGGGTCCCCGGCTGGTCCGGGAGGTACGACGGCTCGCTCATGTGGTCGCCGAGGCGCGGCCCGACGTGGTGCACGCGCACAGCGCCAAGGCCGGACTCGCCGCCCGGCTCGTCCTGCGTGGTCGGGTGCCGACCGTGTTCCAGCCGCACGCCTGGTCCTTCGAGGCGGTCGACGGCCTCGCGGCGGGCCTCGCGCTGAAGTGGGAGCGGTGGGGAGCGCGATGGGCGTCCCGGGTGGTGTGTGTGAGTGAGGCGGAGCGCGTCACCGGAGTGCGCGCCGGGGTCAGGGCGACGTGGAGTGTGATCCCCAACGGGGTCGACACCGAGCGCTTCCACCCCGCCGACGCGAGGACCGTGCGGACCGGGATCCCACTGCTCGACCGGCTCGATCCGGCGGCTCCCCTGGTCGTCTGCGTCGGACGGCTGTGCCGGCAGAAGGGCCAGGACGTCCTGCTGGAGGCCTGGGACACCGTACGGCGGCGGATGCCCGGAGCCCGGCTCGTGCTCGTCGGGGACGGTCCGGAGGCCGCGCGCCTGCGGGCCGGGGCGTCCGGCGACGTGCTGTTCGCCGGGGCCGCGGACGATGCCGTGCCCTGGTACCAGGCCGCCGATCTGGTCGTGCTGCCGTCCCGTTGGGAGGGCATGGCGCTGGCGCCGCTGGAGGCCATGGCCTGCGGGCGTCCGGTCGTGCTGACGGACGTGGACGGCGCCCGCGAGAGCCTCCCGCCGGGCCTCGACACCCGCTGTCTGGTGCCCTCCCAGGCGCCGGGCCCGCTGGCCCGCGCGATCTGCGACCTGCTGGCCGATCCGCCGCTGCGCGAGTCGCTGGGCCGGCAGGGGCGACGCCACGTACTGACCACGCACGACGTGCGGCGCGTGGCCGACGCGGTCGCGGGGGTCTACCGCGAGTTGCTCACCGCGGGGCCCGGCGGGCGCGCCGTGTGCGGGAAACACTCCGAGTGCAGGGAGCCCATCCACACGTGA
- a CDS encoding lipopolysaccharide biosynthesis protein: protein MTEIPTRQHRPAEPDGPGDTPGPAEPVVPPGPVSTPVARRRGLPRWTLLVAGALLGGALGGAYGVEKPPTYTATSYVIAVPTEKSDPAPALGFAQAYGRVATQLAVLEDAQVRAGVPVRTLQRSVQTATSPDAPMVAVSATSSRPGLAAGMANAVSRSLTEHANATRASTHVELLQFSPAMKPTAPSSPSPKVTGLVGASAGGLLGGLVLLVRPRRGTDSARSASVPNPATAADARGQL from the coding sequence ATGACCGAAATCCCCACCAGGCAGCACCGCCCGGCCGAACCGGACGGCCCGGGAGACACGCCCGGCCCGGCCGAACCGGTGGTCCCACCCGGACCGGTGAGCACGCCCGTCGCCCGTCGGAGGGGCCTGCCGCGGTGGACCCTGCTCGTCGCCGGTGCCCTGCTCGGCGGCGCGCTGGGTGGCGCGTACGGCGTCGAGAAGCCCCCGACGTACACGGCGACGAGTTACGTCATCGCCGTCCCGACGGAGAAGTCGGACCCGGCGCCGGCGCTCGGTTTCGCGCAGGCGTACGGCCGGGTCGCCACGCAGCTCGCCGTGCTCGAGGACGCGCAGGTGCGGGCCGGGGTGCCGGTGAGGACCCTGCAGCGCAGCGTGCAGACCGCGACCTCGCCCGACGCTCCGATGGTCGCCGTGTCGGCCACGTCCTCGCGTCCGGGTCTCGCGGCCGGTATGGCGAACGCCGTCTCGCGCTCGCTGACCGAGCACGCCAACGCCACCCGTGCCAGTACCCACGTCGAACTCCTGCAGTTCTCCCCCGCGATGAAGCCGACCGCCCCCTCCTCGCCGTCGCCGAAGGTGACCGGTCTGGTCGGCGCGAGCGCCGGGGGGCTGCTGGGCGGCCTGGTCCTGCTGGTGCGTCCGCGGCGGGGCACGGACTCGGCCCGATCGGCCTCCGTACCGAACCCGGCGACCGCCGCCGACGCGCGCGGACAGCTGTGA
- a CDS encoding tyrosinase family oxidase copper chaperone gives MSVSKVSSRVPVTRRGVMHGLLVSAAAAVLAPVVAASWPPHRPGSDDLSFDEVYHGRHILGARTGAGGRAAVGGGEWQVTVDGRPLHLMRRADGSYLSMVDHYQSYPTALAAARAAVDELGPSEQLRGVEAEGSGHHGVHA, from the coding sequence ATGTCCGTCAGCAAAGTGTCGAGCCGAGTGCCGGTGACCCGGAGGGGTGTGATGCACGGTCTGCTGGTGTCGGCGGCCGCCGCGGTGCTGGCCCCCGTCGTCGCCGCGTCCTGGCCCCCGCACCGGCCCGGCTCCGACGACCTCTCGTTCGACGAGGTGTACCACGGCCGTCACATCCTGGGTGCCAGGACCGGAGCGGGCGGCCGTGCCGCGGTCGGCGGCGGTGAGTGGCAGGTCACCGTGGACGGACGGCCGCTGCACCTGATGCGCCGCGCGGACGGCAGCTATTTGAGCATGGTGGACCACTACCAGTCGTATCCGACCGCGCTGGCGGCCGCGCGTGCGGCCGTCGACGAACTGGGTCCCTCGGAGCAGCTTCGCGGCGTGGAGGCGGAGGGGAGCGGCCACCATGGCGTACACGCGTAA
- a CDS encoding chaplin, which yields MSRIAKGLALTSVAAAAMAGAAGIAAADSGANGAAANSPGVLSGNVLEVPVHVPVEVCGNTVDVIGLLNPAFGDACANG from the coding sequence ATGTCGCGTATCGCGAAGGGCCTGGCCCTGACCTCCGTTGCCGCCGCCGCCATGGCGGGCGCCGCCGGCATCGCCGCCGCCGACAGTGGCGCAAACGGCGCGGCCGCCAACTCCCCCGGTGTCCTGTCGGGCAACGTTCTTGAGGTTCCGGTCCACGTCCCGGTCGAGGTCTGCGGGAACACCGTCGACGTGATCGGCCTGCTGAACCCCGCGTTCGGCGACGCCTGCGCCAACGGCTGA
- the murJ gene encoding murein biosynthesis integral membrane protein MurJ: MTVQPPRTAADGGGAGTDGTFALPGARDDAPTYDPPGSLAPPSPLPPSFPPAPPVSATPSAPSCPSTSFTPSAPSAPTASSTPTTPPESPSNRFLAKAALVTITLSIAGALLGLGRDQALAHLFGADSATDAFLVAWTLPEFAATLLIEDGLAFVLVPAFSMAVARRAQGAVGDPVRALVAATLPRLTLAVTAVAALLIAGAPYLVEALAPGLPDPRLAVDCTRLTATCVFTFGLAGYCSAALRAHRRFVAPAVIYVAYNTGIITAMFVLGGRWGVRSAALGVAVGGALMVVAQAPSLWRQLRRHEVTVDGAAVAQARPMDLTLISTVLLFALCRQSQVLVERFLASSLPAGAISHLNYAQKVAQMPMVLSLMLCTVTFPVVAQAMAEGDTERARVRVERDLALVSCTVLLGTAAVVACAPQIIQLLFQRGAFTAQDTAATAAVMRVYAVGLLGHTLVGALVRSYFSSGRPTWYPLFAMTAGIVATSWIGALAVGSWGVCGIAAANAGGITLSALLLLCGMGPRSVPIRTRRVVAELGKPMRAALVAGAVGAFCASRAHSPLVGLLLGGTVVTVVFAVLAWALGVQALTPVLRSLKRRLPHVRFR; encoded by the coding sequence ATGACGGTGCAGCCTCCCCGGACGGCGGCCGACGGCGGCGGCGCCGGAACCGACGGCACGTTCGCCCTGCCGGGCGCCCGCGACGACGCCCCCACCTACGACCCACCCGGATCACTCGCCCCTCCCTCCCCTCTCCCACCCTCCTTCCCGCCCGCCCCGCCCGTCTCCGCCACCCCCTCCGCCCCCTCCTGTCCCTCCACTTCCTTCACCCCCTCCGCTCCGTCCGCCCCCACGGCTTCCTCCACCCCCACCACCCCACCGGAGAGCCCCTCCAACCGGTTCCTCGCCAAGGCCGCCCTCGTCACGATCACGCTGTCGATCGCCGGAGCCCTGCTGGGCCTCGGCCGCGACCAGGCCCTCGCGCACCTGTTCGGAGCGGACTCCGCGACGGACGCCTTCCTGGTCGCCTGGACCCTGCCGGAGTTCGCGGCGACACTGCTGATCGAGGACGGCCTGGCCTTCGTGCTCGTACCGGCGTTCAGCATGGCGGTGGCGCGGCGTGCCCAGGGCGCCGTCGGCGACCCGGTCCGCGCGCTGGTCGCCGCGACCCTGCCCCGTCTGACGCTCGCCGTCACGGCCGTCGCCGCGCTGCTGATCGCCGGGGCGCCCTACCTCGTCGAGGCTCTCGCGCCGGGCCTGCCGGACCCGCGGCTCGCCGTGGACTGCACCCGGTTGACGGCCACCTGCGTGTTCACCTTCGGTCTCGCCGGATACTGCAGCGCCGCACTGCGGGCGCACCGCCGGTTCGTCGCGCCCGCGGTCATCTACGTCGCGTACAACACCGGCATCATCACGGCCATGTTCGTACTCGGCGGCCGCTGGGGGGTGCGCTCGGCGGCCCTCGGGGTCGCGGTGGGCGGCGCCCTGATGGTGGTCGCGCAGGCGCCCTCGCTCTGGCGGCAGCTCAGGCGGCACGAGGTGACCGTGGACGGGGCGGCCGTCGCGCAGGCGCGTCCGATGGACCTGACGCTGATCAGCACGGTCCTGCTCTTCGCCCTGTGCCGGCAGTCCCAGGTCCTGGTCGAACGGTTCCTGGCCTCGTCCCTGCCCGCCGGTGCCATCTCGCACCTGAACTACGCGCAGAAGGTCGCGCAGATGCCGATGGTGCTCTCGCTGATGCTGTGCACCGTCACCTTCCCGGTGGTGGCGCAGGCGATGGCCGAGGGCGACACCGAGCGGGCCCGCGTCCGGGTCGAGCGCGACCTGGCGCTGGTCTCCTGCACCGTGCTCCTCGGCACCGCCGCGGTCGTCGCGTGCGCACCCCAGATCATCCAACTGCTGTTCCAGCGAGGCGCGTTCACCGCGCAGGACACCGCGGCCACCGCCGCCGTGATGCGGGTCTACGCGGTCGGACTGCTCGGCCACACGCTGGTGGGCGCGCTCGTGCGCTCGTACTTCTCGTCCGGGCGGCCCACCTGGTACCCGCTGTTCGCGATGACCGCCGGGATCGTCGCGACCTCGTGGATCGGGGCGCTGGCCGTCGGCAGCTGGGGGGTGTGCGGGATCGCCGCGGCGAACGCGGGCGGCATCACCCTCAGCGCCCTGCTCCTGCTGTGCGGCATGGGCCCGCGCAGCGTGCCGATCCGCACCCGTCGGGTGGTCGCCGAACTGGGCAAACCGATGCGCGCGGCGCTCGTCGCGGGCGCGGTGGGGGCGTTCTGCGCGAGCCGCGCGCACTCTCCCCTGGTGGGTCTCCTCCTCGGCGGCACCGTCGTGACCGTCGTCTTCGCCGTGCTGGCCTGGGCCCTGGGGGTCCAAGCCCTCACACCCGTCCTCCGTTCCCTCAAACGAAGGCTGCCGCATGTCCGTTTCCGCTGA
- a CDS encoding GNAT family N-acetyltransferase — MNGALRAGLAGTLRAEIITEEREFAALAPAWGRLYGRCSAATPFQNHAWLYSWWLSYGTPGRLRLVLVREGDELRAVAPLMRVRRPLPALVPLGGSISDYGDVLIDDEYADRAAATLAEGLSLAARSAVIDFREVRPGGAVERVYERWDGPRRRVRDSLCLELPALSMDELVRRLPSSKAQRVRAKLRKLSALGIERRIVPAGEVDTALRRLLELHRLQWQGRKVTSEHLQERFAEHLVRSVGPMVSSGDAVVTEFRLDGTVMAVDLTLLSPRLAGGYLYGAHPDLRERKADVAVILLDACARHTEGDRRGALSLLRGDEPYKYHWRPYPVVNQRLLLARRRTAPLLSAVVCDVVARSRGKELVRRWRERGGDGP; from the coding sequence GTGAACGGCGCCCTGCGGGCCGGGCTCGCCGGCACCCTGCGGGCCGAGATCATCACCGAGGAGCGGGAGTTCGCCGCCCTGGCACCCGCCTGGGGGCGCCTGTACGGCCGGTGCTCCGCCGCCACCCCGTTCCAGAACCACGCCTGGCTGTACTCCTGGTGGCTGTCGTACGGCACCCCCGGCCGCCTGCGTCTGGTCCTGGTCCGTGAGGGCGACGAGCTCCGCGCGGTCGCGCCGCTGATGCGCGTACGCCGTCCGCTGCCGGCGCTGGTCCCCCTCGGCGGGTCCATCTCCGACTACGGCGACGTCCTCATCGACGACGAGTACGCCGACCGCGCGGCGGCGACGCTCGCCGAGGGGCTGTCCCTGGCCGCCCGCAGCGCGGTGATCGACTTCCGCGAGGTACGGCCTGGCGGCGCGGTGGAGCGGGTCTACGAGCGCTGGGACGGACCGCGGCGGCGGGTACGCGACTCGCTCTGTCTGGAACTGCCCGCCCTCTCGATGGACGAACTGGTGCGCCGGCTGCCCTCCTCGAAGGCCCAGCGCGTGCGGGCCAAGCTGCGCAAGCTCTCCGCGCTGGGCATCGAGCGCCGGATCGTGCCGGCCGGGGAGGTGGACACGGCACTGCGCCGCCTGCTGGAACTGCACCGACTGCAGTGGCAGGGGCGGAAGGTGACGTCCGAGCACCTCCAGGAGCGGTTCGCCGAACACCTGGTCCGGTCGGTCGGACCGATGGTGAGCTCCGGGGACGCGGTGGTCACCGAGTTCCGGCTCGACGGCACCGTGATGGCGGTGGATCTCACCCTGCTGTCCCCGCGGCTGGCGGGCGGCTACCTCTACGGGGCCCATCCGGATCTGCGCGAGCGGAAGGCCGACGTCGCCGTGATACTGCTGGACGCCTGCGCCCGGCACACCGAGGGGGACCGCCGCGGGGCACTGAGCCTGCTGCGCGGCGACGAGCCCTACAAGTACCACTGGCGTCCGTACCCCGTCGTCAACCAACGGCTGCTGCTGGCCCGGCGGCGTACGGCGCCGCTGCTGTCGGCGGTGGTCTGCGACGTCGTCGCGCGCAGCCGGGGCAAGGAACTGGTGCGGCGCTGGAGGGAGCGTGGTGGCGACGGGCCGTGA
- a CDS encoding vitamin K epoxide reductase family protein — protein MTRTAGGSRALALLLVITGAAGLLAAWVITIDKFKLLENPDFVPGCSLNPVVSCGNIMKSEQASAFGFPNPMLGLVAYGIVICVGVSLLARAAFPRWYWLTFNAGTLFGVGFCTWLQFQSLYRINSLCLWCSLAWVATIIMFWYVTSFNVRNDFLPAPHWLRGFLGEFTWVFPLLHVGVIGMLILTRWWDFWTS, from the coding sequence ATGACCCGGACCGCGGGGGGCAGCCGTGCGCTCGCCCTGTTGCTGGTGATCACCGGTGCGGCCGGTCTGCTCGCCGCGTGGGTCATCACGATCGACAAGTTCAAGCTGCTGGAGAACCCGGACTTCGTGCCGGGGTGCAGCCTGAACCCGGTCGTCTCCTGCGGCAACATCATGAAGAGCGAGCAGGCCTCGGCCTTCGGGTTCCCCAACCCGATGCTGGGCCTGGTGGCGTACGGCATCGTGATCTGCGTCGGCGTGAGCCTGCTGGCGCGGGCCGCCTTCCCGCGCTGGTACTGGCTGACCTTCAACGCCGGCACCCTCTTCGGCGTCGGCTTCTGCACCTGGCTGCAGTTCCAGTCGCTGTACCGCATCAACTCGCTGTGCCTGTGGTGCTCGCTGGCCTGGGTCGCCACGATCATCATGTTCTGGTACGTGACGTCATTCAACGTACGAAATGATTTCCTGCCCGCACCTCATTGGCTGAGAGGGTTCCTGGGTGAGTTCACCTGGGTTTTCCCACTGCTGCACGTCGGCGTCATCGGCATGCTGATCCTGACCCGGTGGTGGGATTTCTGGACCAGCTGA
- a CDS encoding glycosyltransferase produces the protein MKALHIITGLGVGGAEQQLRLLLRHLPVDCDVVTLTNPGAVADGLADDGVRVVDLAMNGNRDLAALPRLTKLIHGGRYDLVHTHLYRACVYGRIAARLAGVKAVVATEHSLGDSQMEGRRLSAGVRALYLASERLGRSTVAVSPTVADRLRRWGVPGPRIEVVPNGIDVDRFRFDPVLRERTRRRLGLPADAYVVGGVGRLAPGKRFDVLIRALAQLPPDHWLLLVGGGTEESVLRRTAQRAGVADRVLFTGERPTGGLPGADLPSLTAAMDVLASPSAEEAFGLAVVEAMAAGLPVLYVSCPAVEDLPAGAAPGARRVQGGADSFVRALRAVRGAGPGPRSVPDAAHHYSITRSAAQLMDVYAAAVSCTPLGVSSS, from the coding sequence ATGAAGGCCCTGCACATCATCACCGGCCTGGGTGTCGGGGGGGCGGAGCAGCAACTGCGGCTGCTCCTGCGGCATCTGCCCGTCGACTGCGACGTCGTCACGCTCACCAACCCCGGCGCGGTCGCCGACGGACTCGCCGACGACGGCGTACGCGTCGTCGACCTCGCCATGAACGGCAACCGGGACCTCGCCGCGCTCCCCCGGCTGACGAAGCTGATCCACGGGGGCCGCTACGACCTCGTGCACACCCACCTCTACCGGGCGTGCGTGTACGGCCGGATCGCCGCGCGGCTGGCCGGGGTGAAGGCCGTCGTGGCCACCGAACACTCCCTGGGCGACTCGCAGATGGAGGGGCGCAGACTGAGCGCGGGCGTCCGCGCGCTGTATCTCGCCAGCGAGCGGCTCGGCCGGTCCACCGTCGCCGTCTCACCGACCGTGGCCGACCGGCTGCGCCGCTGGGGGGTGCCCGGACCGCGCATCGAGGTCGTCCCGAACGGCATCGACGTGGACCGTTTCCGCTTCGATCCGGTCCTGCGCGAACGCACCCGTCGCCGGCTCGGACTGCCGGCGGACGCCTACGTCGTGGGCGGTGTCGGCCGGCTCGCGCCGGGCAAGCGGTTCGACGTCCTGATCCGCGCGCTGGCCCAACTGCCCCCGGACCACTGGCTGCTGCTGGTCGGCGGCGGCACCGAGGAGAGCGTGCTGCGCCGGACCGCACAGCGGGCCGGCGTCGCGGACCGGGTGCTGTTCACCGGCGAGCGCCCCACCGGTGGCCTCCCGGGCGCCGATCTGCCGTCGCTGACCGCGGCCATGGACGTCCTCGCCTCGCCCAGCGCCGAAGAGGCCTTCGGGCTCGCGGTCGTGGAGGCGATGGCGGCCGGGCTGCCGGTCCTGTACGTCTCCTGCCCCGCGGTCGAGGACCTGCCGGCGGGCGCCGCGCCCGGCGCCCGCCGGGTCCAGGGCGGCGCCGACTCGTTCGTACGAGCCCTCCGGGCGGTGCGCGGAGCGGGTCCCGGGCCCCGCTCGGTACCGGACGCCGCCCACCACTACAGCATCACCCGCAGCGCCGCGCAGCTCATGGACGTGTACGCGGCCGCCGTCTCCTGCACCCCTCTGGGAGTGAGTTCCTCATGA
- a CDS encoding O-antigen ligase: MAVIALLGLPIAPSGEGGASIADAMSGLVVLCCAVRLVRERRRPLSPGAVVILALPVVGIAVAAAGAASPGAGVTGLTRYLQIFVLVPAAVLLLVRDRRDFRLLAWSFVALALWQGAVGVHQYVTGTGASYQGEDVRAVGTFGPTDVMGMATVVAFGLVCALALALGSGPVRQRTSAVVCALALLPPLALSFSRGAWIATALACGAQLTLAGLRRAVKVGAVVAAVSVILVGGLGVGTAMLQERVDSITQVTDAPDQSVVDRYTMWAAAVDMWRDHPLTGVGLKGFPDHRDGHASLALSSGSDIGGAGTAYSKQPLLSPHNMYLLVLSEQGLIGLLTLAGSWLALLMCALRGLVRVRRTSSGTVAGRGRPAPSGLDCALVACGLLGWQLVDFVYADIGGPSTVLTGVCFGLVAWWALVDPASPVSLASEAAGYPALPAPPAPLASRAAASPVSTPSPAAPSPEEASTR, translated from the coding sequence ATGGCGGTGATCGCGCTGCTCGGGCTGCCGATCGCGCCGAGCGGAGAGGGCGGCGCGAGCATCGCGGACGCCATGTCCGGTCTGGTCGTGCTCTGCTGCGCGGTACGGCTCGTACGGGAGCGTCGGCGCCCCCTGTCACCGGGCGCGGTGGTGATCCTCGCGCTGCCCGTGGTCGGCATCGCGGTCGCGGCGGCCGGGGCGGCGAGCCCCGGGGCCGGGGTCACCGGTCTCACCCGCTATCTGCAGATCTTCGTCCTGGTGCCCGCGGCCGTGCTGCTGCTGGTCCGGGACCGCCGCGACTTCCGGCTGCTCGCCTGGTCGTTCGTCGCCCTGGCCCTCTGGCAAGGGGCGGTCGGGGTGCACCAGTACGTCACCGGGACCGGTGCCTCCTACCAGGGCGAGGACGTCCGGGCCGTCGGCACCTTCGGGCCGACGGACGTGATGGGCATGGCGACGGTGGTCGCTTTCGGGCTGGTGTGCGCGCTCGCGCTCGCGCTCGGTTCGGGCCCGGTACGGCAGCGGACCTCCGCCGTGGTGTGCGCGCTGGCGCTGCTGCCGCCGCTCGCGCTGTCGTTCAGCCGGGGCGCGTGGATCGCCACGGCTCTGGCGTGCGGTGCCCAGCTGACGTTGGCGGGGCTGCGGCGCGCGGTGAAGGTCGGCGCCGTCGTCGCGGCCGTGTCCGTGATCCTGGTGGGCGGACTCGGCGTCGGTACGGCGATGCTGCAGGAGCGCGTCGACAGCATCACGCAGGTCACCGATGCCCCGGACCAGTCGGTGGTGGACCGGTACACCATGTGGGCGGCGGCCGTCGACATGTGGCGGGACCACCCGCTCACCGGCGTCGGGCTGAAGGGTTTCCCCGACCACCGCGACGGCCATGCCTCGCTCGCCCTCTCCTCGGGCAGCGACATCGGGGGCGCCGGAACGGCGTACAGCAAGCAGCCGCTGCTCTCCCCGCACAACATGTATCTGCTCGTGCTGAGCGAGCAGGGCCTGATCGGGCTGCTCACCCTCGCCGGCAGCTGGCTGGCGCTCCTGATGTGCGCGCTGCGCGGCCTGGTCCGGGTGCGCCGGACGTCGTCGGGCACCGTGGCGGGGCGCGGCCGCCCGGCCCCGTCGGGGCTCGACTGCGCGCTGGTCGCGTGCGGGCTGCTCGGCTGGCAGTTGGTGGACTTCGTGTACGCGGACATCGGCGGGCCCTCGACCGTGCTGACGGGTGTCTGCTTCGGCCTGGTGGCCTGGTGGGCACTGGTGGACCCGGCGTCCCCGGTGTCCCTGGCCTCCGAAGCCGCGGGGTACCCGGCGCTCCCGGCACCCCCGGCACCGCTGGCCTCCCGAGCCGCGGCGTCGCCCGTGTCCACGCCCTCGCCGGCGGCCCCCTCTCCGGAGGAGGCCTCGACGCGATGA
- a CDS encoding polysaccharide deacetylase family protein encodes MSVSADRFRRVDARAATDLRRRTCFHTAVRAADTVPWVAMYHSVGDCSDDPYRITVSPDRLDHQLGWLRRRGLRGVSMAELLAARARGKGRGLVGLTFDDGYADFVETALPLLHQHDCGATLFVLPGRLDGDNAWDPLGPRKPLLGARGIRLAAAEGIEIGSHGLTHIDLTQVDDALLHSEVAGSRAVLSDLTGALVDGFCYPYGTIDARVVDAVRDAGYRYGCGIDPGPLTGPHALPRVHIGQNDTAVRLLLKLKLHRLRRRPVEGA; translated from the coding sequence ATGTCCGTTTCCGCTGACCGCTTCAGACGTGTCGACGCACGCGCCGCCACCGACCTCCGTCGCCGCACCTGCTTCCACACCGCCGTGCGGGCCGCCGACACGGTCCCCTGGGTCGCGATGTACCACTCCGTGGGCGACTGCTCCGACGACCCGTACCGCATCACGGTCTCGCCGGACCGTCTCGACCACCAGCTGGGGTGGCTGCGGCGCCGCGGGCTGCGTGGTGTGAGCATGGCCGAACTGCTCGCCGCACGCGCCCGGGGAAAGGGCCGCGGCCTGGTCGGTCTCACCTTCGACGACGGATACGCCGACTTCGTCGAGACCGCCCTGCCCCTCCTCCACCAGCACGACTGCGGTGCCACCCTCTTCGTCCTGCCGGGTCGGCTGGACGGCGACAACGCCTGGGACCCGCTCGGCCCCCGCAAGCCGCTGCTAGGTGCCCGCGGCATCCGGCTGGCCGCCGCCGAGGGCATCGAGATCGGCTCGCACGGCCTCACCCACATCGACCTGACACAGGTCGACGACGCCCTGCTGCACTCCGAGGTCGCCGGGAGCAGAGCGGTGCTCTCGGACCTGACGGGTGCTCTCGTCGACGGCTTCTGCTATCCCTACGGAACCATCGACGCGCGGGTCGTGGACGCCGTGCGCGACGCCGGCTACCGCTACGGCTGCGGAATCGACCCCGGCCCGCTGACCGGCCCGCACGCCCTGCCGCGCGTCCACATCGGGCAGAACGACACCGCCGTACGCCTGCTGCTGAAACTCAAGCTGCACCGGCTGCGGCGGCGCCCGGTCGAGGGGGCCTGA